A DNA window from Falco naumanni isolate bFalNau1 chromosome Z, bFalNau1.pat, whole genome shotgun sequence contains the following coding sequences:
- the PSTPIP2 gene encoding proline-serine-threonine phosphatase-interacting protein 2 isoform X1 produces MREARFRDHFWSTDLTSTVGYDSIIQHLNDGRKNCKEFEDFLKERAIIEEKYGKELINLSKKKPCGQTELNTLKRSLDVFKQQIDNVGQGHIQLAQTLREEAKKMEEFREKQKLHRKKIELIMEAIHKNRNLQYKKTMEAKRLYEQRCRDKDEAEQAVHRNANLVTQKQQEKLFLKLAQTKSALEDSDRSYQQSVTTLEKIREEWQKEHIKACEFFETQECERINYFRNALWLHVNQLSQDCVQTDEKYEEIRKSLEMCSIEKDIDFFVNLRKTGSLAPAPVVYENYYNTQRNAAPVRSPVPVPISRRGPLPTPTSAPVSGEPDYATVDGYSLIHH; encoded by the exons atgcgGGAAGCACGGTTCAGGGACCACTTCTGG AGTACAGATCTGACCAGCACAGTTGGCTATGACAGCATCATTCAACATCTTAATGATGGCAGGAAGAACTGCAAGGAGTTTGAAGACTTTCTGAAGGAAAG GGCaattatagaagaaaaatatggcAAAGAGCTCATTAACTTGTCGAAGAAGAAGCCCTGTGGGCAGACGGAACTGAA CACACTGAAGAGATCTCTGGATGTTTTCAAGCAAC agATAGACAATGTGGGACAAGGTCACATCCAGTTGGCTCAAACCCTTCgggaagaagcaaagaaaatggaggagttcagagaaaagcaaaaactgcaTCGGAAGAAG ATCGAGCTGATAATGGAGGCGATACACAAAAACAGGAATTTGCAGTACAAGAAAACCATGGAG GCCAAGCGGCTCTACGAGCAGCGCTGCAGGGATAAGGACGAGGCGGAACAGGCTGTGCATCGCAACGCAAACCTGGTGAcgcagaagcagcaggagaag CTATTCCTGAAGCTGGCTCAGACAAAATCAGCTCTAGAGGACTCTG ACAGAAGTTACCAGCAAAGTGTTACCACTCTGGAGAAGATCCGGGAAGAATGGCAGAAAGAGCACATCAAAGCTTGCGAG TTCTTTGAGACTCAGGAGTGCGAGCGGATCAACTACTTCCGCAACGCCCTCTGGCTTCATGTCAACCAGCTctcccaggactgtgtccagacTGATGAG AAATATGAGGAAATCCGCAAGAGTTTAGAAATGTGCAGCATTGAGAAGgatattgatttttttgtaaatttacGCAAAACTGGAAGTTTGGCTCCAG CTCCTGTTGTTTATGAAAACTACTATaatacacagagaaatgcaGCTCCAGTGAGAAGTCCTGTTCCCGTACCTATATCAAG GAGGGGACCTCTACCCACCCCGACCAGCGCGCCAG TTTCAGGTGAGCCTGATTATGCCACAGTTGACGGCTACAGCTTGATACATCACTAA
- the PSTPIP2 gene encoding proline-serine-threonine phosphatase-interacting protein 2 isoform X2 → MREARFRDHFWSTDLTSTVGYDSIIQHLNDGRKNCKEFEDFLKERAIIEEKYGKELINLSKKKPCGQTELNTLKRSLDVFKQQIDNVGQGHIQLAQTLREEAKKMEEFREKQKLHRKKIELIMEAIHKNRNLQYKKTMEAKRLYEQRCRDKDEAEQAVHRNANLVTQKQQEKLFLKLAQTKSALEDSDRSYQQSVTTLEKIREEWQKEHIKACEFFETQECERINYFRNALWLHVNQLSQDCVQTDEKYEEIRKSLEMCSIEKDIDFFVNLRKTGSLAPAPVVYENYYNTQRNAAPVRSPVPVPISRRGPLPTPTSAPGEPDYATVDGYSLIHH, encoded by the exons atgcgGGAAGCACGGTTCAGGGACCACTTCTGG AGTACAGATCTGACCAGCACAGTTGGCTATGACAGCATCATTCAACATCTTAATGATGGCAGGAAGAACTGCAAGGAGTTTGAAGACTTTCTGAAGGAAAG GGCaattatagaagaaaaatatggcAAAGAGCTCATTAACTTGTCGAAGAAGAAGCCCTGTGGGCAGACGGAACTGAA CACACTGAAGAGATCTCTGGATGTTTTCAAGCAAC agATAGACAATGTGGGACAAGGTCACATCCAGTTGGCTCAAACCCTTCgggaagaagcaaagaaaatggaggagttcagagaaaagcaaaaactgcaTCGGAAGAAG ATCGAGCTGATAATGGAGGCGATACACAAAAACAGGAATTTGCAGTACAAGAAAACCATGGAG GCCAAGCGGCTCTACGAGCAGCGCTGCAGGGATAAGGACGAGGCGGAACAGGCTGTGCATCGCAACGCAAACCTGGTGAcgcagaagcagcaggagaag CTATTCCTGAAGCTGGCTCAGACAAAATCAGCTCTAGAGGACTCTG ACAGAAGTTACCAGCAAAGTGTTACCACTCTGGAGAAGATCCGGGAAGAATGGCAGAAAGAGCACATCAAAGCTTGCGAG TTCTTTGAGACTCAGGAGTGCGAGCGGATCAACTACTTCCGCAACGCCCTCTGGCTTCATGTCAACCAGCTctcccaggactgtgtccagacTGATGAG AAATATGAGGAAATCCGCAAGAGTTTAGAAATGTGCAGCATTGAGAAGgatattgatttttttgtaaatttacGCAAAACTGGAAGTTTGGCTCCAG CTCCTGTTGTTTATGAAAACTACTATaatacacagagaaatgcaGCTCCAGTGAGAAGTCCTGTTCCCGTACCTATATCAAG GAGGGGACCTCTACCCACCCCGACCAGCGCGCCAG GTGAGCCTGATTATGCCACAGTTGACGGCTACAGCTTGATACATCACTAA